A window of the Alnus glutinosa chromosome 4, dhAlnGlut1.1, whole genome shotgun sequence genome harbors these coding sequences:
- the LOC133866838 gene encoding uncharacterized protein LOC133866838, whose amino-acid sequence MGGDGKVEVVSSKGCSRLFLGLSSPLSSFRGLQPFDPMSPASSSARSDPVAVRSSGPFAGLVICVTGLSKEARKQVMEATERLGGQYSPNLHPQCTHLVVQSFGGRKFEHALKHGSKNSLFIVALGWFVDSVRRNVRLSESLYSVQSFGENGMRLDELNWRAGFSGIETSCLPVGTNGAKRFDMIENPHLWFSGREFNKSTESALSGNSVYIDPDISAELRNKVVEAAAREGAKLVEKWFVGCSASHVVCEGTSVRTYLGHSSNLVTPLWVLKTAKEKYVQRLVHMSTDLARQIGMMLEDSQNGISGKKTNEQNVPEDDQSYRNKASLNERQQVVSSAKIAVRNRRGRRMQTSQTPIRPITPSCLLDSICWSISEPTSTASIYTDSFSVDGASEQHSPVFLDAKGDGKDLEASFANLTRPLTESEKSELIYKNHFLTILFPVDRFAEMGPSSRTFFSDNGFTCLQVLDHIYAFYQEYMSVHEIEAAIHTDSRHADRLRLVYCSRETTECGYVVFKRIDFLGSRRSFEMLKRVSGDNNSNVYELLIRA is encoded by the exons ATGGGTGGTGATGGTAAAGTTGAGGTGGTGAGTAGCAAAGGCTGTTCGAGGCTCTTCCTTGGCCTCTCTTCTCCATTGTCTTCTTTCAGAGGTCTACAACCGTTTGACCCAATGTCTCCTGCCTCGTCCTCTGCTCGCTCTGATCCCGTGGCCGTCCGATCAAGCGGTCCCTTTGCCGGCCTCGTTATCTGTGTCACCGGTCTGTCCAAAG AAGCAAGGAAACAAGTAATGGAAGCAACAGAGAGATTAGGCGGCCAATACAGCCCCAATTTGCATCCTCAGTGTACCCATTTGGTGGTCCAAA GCTTTGGTGGACGTAAATTTGAGCATGCTTTGAAGCATGGATCAAAAAATAGTCTCTTCATAGTTGCGCTTGGGTGGTTTGTGGATAGTGTCAGGAGGAATG TGAGGTTGAGTGAGTCACTCTACAGTGTTCAAAGTTTTGGAGAAAATGGTATGCGCTTGGATGAGTTGAATTGGCGTGCTGGGTTTTCTGGTATCGAAACTTCTTGTCTTCCTGTTGGTACTAATGGAGCCAAGCGATTTGACATGATTGAAAATCCACATCTTTGGTTTTCTGGAAGGGAGTTTAATAAAAGTACGGAGTCAGCTCTTTCTGGTAACTCCGTTTATATTGATCCAGACATTTCAGCTGAACTGCGTAATAAG GTTGTTGAGGCTGCTGCTAGAGAAGGTGCCAAACTTGTAGAAAAATGGTTTGTTGGTTGCAGTGCCAGTCATGTGGTTTGTGAAGGGACTTCTGTTCGAACATATCTTGGTCACTCTAGCAACCTTGTCACA CCACTGTGGGTTCTGAAAACAGCAAAGGAGAAATATGTGCAACGGCTTGTTCACATGTCCACTGACTTGGCTAGGCAGATTGGTATGATGCTTGAAGATTCTCAAAATGGCATCTCAGGGAAG AAAACAAATGAGCAAAATGTCCCTGAAGATGATCAGAGTTATAGAAATAAAGCGAGCCTCAATGAAAGGCAACAGGTTGTGAGTTCTGCTAAAATTGCGGTCAGAAATCGTCGTGGTCGTCGTATGCAG ACTTCTCAAACCCCAATTCGGCCAATAACTCCAAGTTGCCTTTTGGATTCCATCTGCTGGTCGATATCTGAACCAACTTCCACTGCTTCTATTTACACGGACTCTTTTAGCGTTGATGGTGCTAGTGAACAACACTCCCCTGTATTCCTAGATGCCAAAGGCGATGGCAAGGATTTGGAAGCTTCATTTGCAAACTTAACCCGGCCACTTACAGAAAG TGAGAAATCTGAATTGATATATAAAAACCATTTTCTTACCATACTGTTTCCCGTTGATCGATTTGCTGAGATGGGGCCTTcttcaagaacatttttcagCGATAACGGCTTTACATGTTTGCAGGTGTTAGATCACATCTATGCATTTTATCAG GAGTACATGTCAGTTCACGAAATAGAAGCTGCAATTCACACTGATTCAAGACATGCGGACCGGCTTCGATTGGTGTACTGTAGTAGAGAAACGACGGAATGCGGTTATGTAGTTTTTAAACGGATTGATTTCTTAGGGAGTCGCAGAAGTTTCGAAATGTTGAAGCGTGTCAGCGGTGACAACAACAGTAACGTCTACGAGCTGTTGATCAGGGCATGA